In a single window of the Nocardioides sp. L-11A genome:
- a CDS encoding thiolase family protein: protein MTGRTLSDVVVVDAVRTPSGRGKPEGSLAGVHPVDLLSQTIETLLGRSPALDPGTVDDVMVGCVSQVGEQSATPGRMAWLGAGLPPHVPATTIDRKCGSSQQAVHFAAQAIASGQADAVVAGGVESMSRVVMGSARMGADPYGARVAERFAPGLVSQGVAAELVAARWKLSRAELDEYAARSHELAAAAQDSGAFDREVIAIATPEGPADRDETIRRGTTAERLAGLRAVFETPELAARFPEIDWSVTAGNSSQITDGASALLLMSRERAERLGLTPRARIHSMAVVGDDPLLMLTGPIPATHKVLARSGLSVRDIDHVELNEAFASVPLAWLAEFDVDPARVNPRGGAIALGHALGASGARLMTTLLHALEDNEQRLGLQLMCEAGGMANATIIERL from the coding sequence GTGACTGGACGCACCCTCTCCGATGTCGTGGTCGTCGACGCCGTGCGCACGCCGAGCGGCCGCGGGAAGCCCGAGGGCTCCCTCGCGGGCGTGCACCCCGTGGACCTGCTCTCGCAGACGATCGAGACCCTGCTGGGCCGCAGCCCCGCCCTGGACCCGGGCACCGTCGACGACGTCATGGTCGGGTGCGTCTCGCAGGTCGGCGAGCAGTCGGCGACGCCCGGGCGGATGGCCTGGCTGGGCGCCGGGCTCCCGCCGCACGTGCCGGCCACGACGATCGACCGCAAGTGCGGATCCAGCCAGCAGGCGGTGCACTTCGCCGCGCAGGCGATCGCCTCCGGACAGGCCGACGCCGTCGTCGCGGGCGGCGTGGAGTCGATGAGCCGCGTCGTCATGGGCTCGGCGCGGATGGGTGCCGACCCGTACGGCGCGCGGGTGGCGGAGCGGTTCGCGCCCGGCCTGGTCTCCCAGGGCGTCGCGGCCGAGCTGGTCGCCGCCCGCTGGAAGCTCTCCCGTGCCGAGCTCGACGAGTACGCCGCCCGCTCCCACGAGCTGGCGGCCGCCGCCCAGGACTCCGGAGCGTTCGACCGCGAGGTGATCGCGATCGCGACGCCCGAGGGCCCCGCCGATCGCGACGAGACGATCCGGCGCGGCACCACGGCCGAGCGCCTGGCCGGGCTGCGGGCGGTCTTCGAGACACCCGAGCTGGCCGCCCGGTTCCCGGAGATCGACTGGTCCGTCACGGCCGGCAACTCCTCGCAGATCACCGACGGCGCCAGCGCGCTGCTGCTCATGTCGCGCGAGCGGGCCGAGCGGCTCGGGCTCACCCCGCGCGCCCGGATCCACAGCATGGCGGTGGTCGGGGACGACCCGCTGCTCATGCTGACCGGACCGATCCCCGCCACGCACAAGGTCCTGGCCCGCTCCGGTCTGTCCGTCCGCGACATCGACCACGTCGAGCTCAACGAGGCCTTCGCCTCGGTCCCCCTCGCCTGGCTGGCCGAGTTCGACGTCGATCCCGCGCGGGTCAACCCGCGCGGCGGCGCCATCGCCCTCGGCCACGCGCTCGGCGCGTCCGGAGCGCGCCTGATGACCACCCTCCTCCACGCCCTGGAGGACAACGAGCAGCGCCTCGGCCTCCAGCTCATGTGCGAGGCCGGCGGCATGGCCAACGCCACCATCATCGAGCGGCTCTGA
- a CDS encoding acyl-CoA dehydrogenase family protein — MKEDVVPNDEYAEIRQLAAQVARDVYGPVAEEMDVNRTPVSREQRMQLGELGFLGIAHPEEYGGSGAPLAQALVVVEEFGKVCRPAAFQIFEANTGPAQVITHLGTAEQKQRWLPSIISGEKTMAVGISEPDAGSAATDMRTTAKVTNGTVVINGNKRWISNGGEADQYVVYCRLSDAPGAKGIGAVVVDKGTPGFSFGAGERLMGFRGIPSADLYFDNVEVPEENIVVPAGGFGRLFGVFSIERMGNTTMSLAIGQAALDKTLKYVEEREQFGKPLIEFQSIQVMLADMVLQVEAARLLRDQAAASVDEKGMPDPLKVSLAKCTANEMAKRVTDLAMQIHGGNGYTEEYGLERLHRDAHGWAIAGGTPTMQRIRIVSEVLGRKFDQRR; from the coding sequence GTGAAGGAGGATGTCGTGCCGAACGACGAGTACGCGGAGATCCGGCAGCTCGCCGCTCAGGTCGCCCGCGACGTGTACGGGCCGGTGGCCGAGGAGATGGACGTCAACCGCACGCCCGTGTCCCGCGAGCAGCGCATGCAGCTGGGTGAGCTCGGCTTCCTCGGCATCGCCCACCCCGAGGAGTACGGCGGCTCCGGAGCGCCCCTCGCCCAGGCGCTGGTGGTGGTCGAGGAGTTCGGCAAGGTGTGCCGCCCCGCCGCCTTCCAGATCTTCGAGGCGAACACCGGCCCCGCCCAGGTGATCACCCACCTCGGCACCGCGGAGCAGAAGCAGCGCTGGCTGCCCTCGATCATCAGCGGGGAGAAGACGATGGCGGTGGGCATCTCCGAGCCGGACGCCGGCTCGGCCGCCACCGACATGCGCACGACCGCCAAGGTCACCAACGGCACCGTCGTGATCAACGGCAACAAGCGCTGGATCTCCAACGGCGGCGAGGCCGACCAGTACGTCGTCTACTGCCGCCTCTCCGACGCGCCCGGCGCCAAGGGCATCGGCGCCGTCGTCGTCGACAAGGGCACGCCCGGCTTCTCCTTCGGAGCCGGCGAGCGCCTGATGGGCTTCCGTGGCATCCCGTCGGCGGACCTCTACTTCGACAACGTCGAGGTGCCCGAGGAGAACATCGTCGTCCCCGCGGGCGGCTTCGGCAGGCTGTTCGGAGTCTTCTCGATCGAGCGCATGGGCAACACCACGATGAGCCTCGCCATCGGGCAAGCGGCGCTCGACAAGACGCTCAAGTACGTCGAGGAGCGCGAGCAGTTCGGCAAGCCGCTCATCGAGTTCCAGAGCATCCAGGTGATGCTCGCCGACATGGTGCTGCAGGTCGAGGCGGCGCGCCTGCTGCGCGACCAGGCCGCGGCGTCGGTCGACGAGAAGGGCATGCCCGACCCGCTCAAGGTCTCGCTCGCGAAGTGCACCGCCAACGAGATGGCCAAGCGGGTGACCGACCTCGCCATGCAGATCCACGGCGGCAACGGCTACACCGAGGAGTACGGCCTCGAGCGACTGCACCGCGACGCCCACGGCTGGGCGATCGCCGGTGGCACCCCGACGATGCAGCGCATCCGGATCGTGTCCGAGGTGCTCGGCCGCAAGTTCGACCAGCGTCGCTGA
- a CDS encoding acyl-CoA dehydrogenase family protein, which yields MFDLSPEHREIQAVAREVAAAVAPFADEADEFVEVHPKVRSLLAESGLARQVVTAAYGGASDVLDPLTIAVVREALMYSSAHLDSLFGMQGVGSYSLSAGGSEELKARWLPRVATLDAIAGLALTEPDVGSDLRAVSTTLVADGDELVVNGRKSFITNGGAADFYCTLVREGDGWSMVLVPADSPGLTVERGADLIAPHILGELTFTDVRVPAGNRLGVPGKAFSLMLQTLAVFRVTVAASGVGLAQAALDEARAHALAREQFGKPLIELGAVAQGLAQSWTDVEAARAFVYRAAALAKADPLGHLDYSSMAKVHATEAAARVVDRSLQTMGRFGLVRGSKIERLYRNARPLRVYEGATEVLLDSLARRLAKGAR from the coding sequence ATGTTCGACCTGAGCCCGGAGCACCGGGAGATCCAGGCGGTCGCCCGCGAGGTCGCGGCCGCCGTCGCGCCGTTCGCCGACGAGGCCGACGAGTTCGTCGAGGTGCACCCCAAGGTGCGCAGCCTGCTCGCCGAGAGCGGGCTGGCCCGCCAGGTGGTCACCGCGGCGTACGGCGGCGCGTCCGACGTCCTGGACCCGCTGACCATCGCCGTCGTGCGCGAGGCACTCATGTACTCCTCCGCGCACCTCGACTCGCTCTTCGGCATGCAGGGGGTCGGCAGCTACTCGCTGTCCGCCGGCGGGTCCGAGGAGCTCAAGGCACGGTGGCTGCCCCGGGTGGCCACGCTCGACGCCATCGCGGGTCTCGCGCTCACCGAGCCCGATGTCGGCTCCGACCTGCGCGCGGTCTCGACGACGCTGGTCGCCGACGGCGACGAGCTCGTCGTCAACGGCCGCAAGTCCTTCATCACCAACGGTGGCGCGGCCGACTTCTACTGCACGCTCGTGCGCGAGGGCGACGGCTGGTCGATGGTCCTGGTGCCCGCCGACAGCCCCGGCCTGACCGTCGAGCGCGGCGCCGACCTGATCGCGCCGCACATCCTCGGCGAGCTGACGTTCACCGATGTGCGGGTGCCGGCCGGCAACCGGCTGGGCGTGCCCGGCAAGGCGTTCTCCCTCATGCTCCAGACCCTCGCCGTCTTCCGCGTCACCGTGGCCGCGTCCGGCGTGGGTCTGGCCCAGGCCGCCCTCGACGAGGCCCGCGCCCACGCGCTGGCCCGTGAGCAGTTCGGCAAGCCGCTCATCGAGCTGGGCGCGGTCGCGCAGGGCCTGGCCCAGTCCTGGACCGACGTCGAGGCCGCACGGGCCTTCGTCTACCGGGCCGCGGCGCTGGCCAAGGCCGACCCGCTCGGCCATCTCGACTACTCGTCGATGGCCAAGGTGCACGCGACCGAGGCCGCCGCGCGGGTGGTCGACCGCTCGCTGCAGACCATGGGCCGCTTCGGTCTGGTGCGCGGATCGAAGATCGAGCGCCTCTACCGCAACGCCCGGCCGCTGCGCGTCTACGAGGGCGCCACCGAGGTGCTGCTCGACTCGCTGGCGCGCCGGCTCGCGAAGGGTGCGCGCTGA
- a CDS encoding SDR family oxidoreductase, protein MDLRLTDTVVLVTGASRGLGAAMAIELAREGAYVVAAARSKDSLAEVAARGDGRISTVEADMRDEASVQALVPEVVARHGRIDGLINNAGIAPAGKFATQDPAIWKDALAVNVVAPMLLAQAAGVRMIEQGGGRIVNVASTTGLRGKPFLVPYSTSKGAVVRFTEALAAEWAAKNVQVNCIAPGAFVTEAQKAVTESPELHAKRIAKIPAGRMADPAELVPLACLLVSPVSAFTTGATFVVDGGESGKL, encoded by the coding sequence ATGGACCTGCGACTGACCGACACCGTCGTCCTCGTCACCGGCGCGAGCCGTGGCCTGGGGGCCGCGATGGCGATCGAGCTGGCCCGCGAGGGTGCGTACGTCGTGGCCGCGGCGCGGTCGAAGGACAGCCTGGCCGAGGTCGCCGCGCGTGGCGACGGTCGGATCTCGACCGTCGAGGCGGACATGCGCGACGAGGCATCCGTGCAGGCGCTGGTCCCCGAGGTAGTGGCCCGTCACGGTCGCATCGACGGCCTGATCAACAACGCCGGCATCGCGCCGGCCGGCAAGTTCGCCACGCAGGACCCGGCGATCTGGAAGGACGCGCTCGCCGTCAACGTCGTCGCGCCGATGCTGCTGGCGCAGGCCGCCGGCGTCCGGATGATCGAGCAGGGCGGCGGGCGCATCGTGAACGTCGCCTCCACCACCGGCCTGCGCGGCAAGCCGTTCCTGGTGCCCTACTCCACGTCGAAGGGCGCCGTCGTGCGCTTCACCGAGGCGCTCGCCGCGGAGTGGGCGGCGAAGAACGTCCAGGTCAACTGCATCGCGCCCGGCGCCTTCGTGACCGAGGCGCAGAAGGCGGTCACCGAGTCGCCCGAGCTGCACGCCAAGCGGATCGCGAAGATCCCGGCCGGGCGGATGGCCGACCCGGCCGAGCTCGTGCCGCTGGCCTGCCTGCTCGTCTCGCCCGTGTCGGCCTTCACCACCGGGGCGACCTTCGTCGTCGACGGCGGCGAGTCCGGCAAGCTCTGA
- a CDS encoding amidohydrolase family protein — MIIDAHAHVWPDRIAEIALSANRLPDLNARGDGTVGGLEADMAASGVSVSCCLGIANEARHVDSVNRFVAGLTSETRFGFGTVHVELSAEENIASLRRHGVRAVKIHPLFQGFALDDPRLWEIFEAMGEEFAVITHVGEGGSPEANRLSSPAMIRDIAARFPGLRLMACHFGGYKILDDAEEMLAGADVVLETSWPPSLATLRPERVRDLIRKHGAERIVFGSDWPMTSPAEEIRAIDALGLSDDETKRVLGGTLARVLGIDSPWA, encoded by the coding sequence GTGATCATCGACGCCCACGCCCACGTCTGGCCCGACAGGATCGCCGAGATCGCCCTCTCGGCCAACCGGCTGCCCGACCTCAACGCGCGAGGCGACGGCACGGTCGGCGGGCTGGAGGCCGACATGGCCGCCAGCGGCGTGTCCGTCAGCTGCTGCCTCGGCATCGCCAACGAGGCGCGCCACGTCGACTCGGTCAACCGCTTCGTCGCCGGTCTCACCTCCGAGACCCGTTTCGGGTTCGGCACGGTCCACGTGGAGCTCTCGGCCGAGGAGAACATCGCCAGTCTCCGGCGCCACGGTGTGCGCGCCGTCAAGATCCACCCGCTGTTCCAGGGCTTCGCCCTCGACGACCCGCGGCTGTGGGAGATCTTCGAGGCGATGGGGGAGGAGTTCGCCGTCATCACCCACGTCGGCGAGGGCGGCTCGCCCGAGGCGAACCGGCTGTCCAGTCCCGCGATGATCCGCGACATCGCCGCCCGGTTCCCCGGGCTGCGCCTGATGGCCTGTCACTTCGGCGGCTACAAGATCCTCGACGACGCCGAGGAGATGCTGGCGGGCGCCGACGTCGTGCTGGAGACCAGCTGGCCGCCGAGCCTGGCCACGCTGCGGCCCGAGCGCGTGCGCGACCTGATCCGCAAGCACGGTGCCGAGCGCATCGTCTTCGGCTCCGACTGGCCGATGACCAGCCCCGCGGAGGAGATCCGCGCGATCGACGCCCTCGGCCTGAGCGACGACGAGACGAAGCGGGTGCTCGGCGGCACGCTCGCCCGCGTGCTCGGCATCGACTCGCCCTGGGCCTGA
- a CDS encoding FCD domain-containing protein, with translation MTTTPMRPQKTAMLLAQRIVGDINRRGNTVGDRLPPERIMLEEYEVGRGTLRESLRFLELQGVISLKPGPGGGPVVQQPDSTSLATSLTLLLQFANAPFRTIAEARGGLEPMMAQLAAERMSDDQLADLKASVDTMHAHLDDQSVFLEENKRFHDVIAHGSGNAMFGYLVDALLGILDGSAIGIDYPEVRRVAVHKAHLSIYEAIAERDPVRSADAMADHVHQYLRYAEKKFPDILAAPIVWGNGA, from the coding sequence ATGACCACGACCCCGATGCGGCCCCAGAAGACGGCCATGCTGCTCGCGCAGCGCATCGTCGGCGACATCAACCGCCGCGGCAACACCGTCGGCGACCGCCTGCCGCCCGAGCGGATCATGCTCGAGGAGTACGAGGTCGGGCGCGGCACCCTGCGCGAGTCGCTGCGCTTCCTCGAGCTCCAGGGCGTCATCTCGCTCAAGCCGGGGCCCGGCGGCGGCCCCGTGGTGCAGCAGCCGGACTCCACCAGCCTGGCCACCTCGCTGACCCTGCTGCTGCAGTTCGCCAATGCGCCCTTCCGCACCATCGCCGAGGCGCGCGGTGGTCTCGAGCCGATGATGGCCCAGCTGGCGGCGGAGCGGATGTCGGACGACCAACTCGCCGACCTGAAGGCGAGCGTCGACACGATGCACGCCCACCTCGACGACCAGTCGGTCTTCCTCGAGGAGAACAAGCGCTTCCACGACGTCATCGCGCACGGCTCGGGCAACGCCATGTTCGGCTATCTCGTCGACGCGCTGCTCGGCATCCTCGACGGCTCCGCGATCGGCATCGACTACCCGGAGGTGCGCCGGGTCGCGGTGCACAAGGCCCACCTGAGCATCTACGAGGCGATCGCCGAGCGCGATCCCGTCCGCTCGGCCGATGCCATGGCCGACCACGTCCACCAGTACCTGCGCTACGCGGAGAAGAAGTTCCCCGACATCCTCGCCGCGCCCATCGTGTGGGGCAACGGCGCCTGA
- a CDS encoding alpha/beta hydrolase, which yields MTDRPAGSEPHTEADLQVDLEVGLAALRGAAASNVPMVELSPAEARERVVAGNRLCADGPGVPVTELGPDDGLPVPVRVYEPVSAPGATLVYAHGGGWVTGDLDYADELCRFVARDAGVRVVSVDYRLAPEHPFPAGLDDLAAAWAWAAATYAGPLGLGGDSAGGNLAAALALRARPVAPAFLLLLYPVLGLPDSTASYRTRAAAFPIGAADMRWFFGHYLAGHPRPEATADLVPLHADGLAGLPATHVVLAGHDPLHDEGAAFAAALAGSGVRVTVRRHPELCHGFLRFTAASAGAREARAEVVAAVRRLAAGKGLPPRTAQSLPMIQPYPPGTGTQPPATTEVNP from the coding sequence GTGACTGACCGCCCCGCCGGCTCGGAGCCGCACACCGAGGCGGACCTCCAGGTGGACCTCGAGGTCGGGCTCGCCGCGCTGCGGGGCGCCGCCGCGAGCAACGTCCCCATGGTCGAGCTCTCCCCCGCCGAGGCCCGCGAGCGCGTCGTGGCCGGGAACCGGCTGTGCGCCGACGGCCCGGGCGTGCCGGTCACCGAGCTCGGCCCGGACGACGGCCTGCCGGTGCCGGTCCGGGTGTACGAGCCCGTCTCCGCGCCGGGCGCGACCCTCGTGTACGCCCACGGCGGTGGCTGGGTCACCGGCGATCTCGACTACGCCGACGAGCTGTGCCGGTTCGTCGCGCGCGACGCCGGGGTGCGGGTGGTGAGCGTGGACTACCGGCTCGCCCCCGAGCATCCCTTCCCCGCGGGCCTGGACGACCTGGCCGCCGCATGGGCGTGGGCGGCCGCGACCTACGCCGGCCCGCTCGGACTCGGCGGGGACAGCGCGGGCGGCAACCTCGCCGCCGCGCTCGCCCTGCGCGCCCGGCCCGTCGCCCCGGCCTTCCTCCTCCTGCTCTACCCGGTCCTGGGACTGCCGGACAGCACGGCGTCGTATCGCACGCGGGCGGCCGCGTTCCCCATCGGCGCGGCCGACATGCGCTGGTTCTTCGGCCACTACCTCGCCGGGCACCCGCGCCCGGAGGCGACGGCCGACCTGGTGCCGCTGCATGCCGACGGCCTCGCCGGCCTCCCGGCCACCCATGTCGTCCTCGCCGGACACGACCCGCTCCACGACGAGGGCGCCGCCTTCGCGGCCGCCCTGGCGGGTTCCGGCGTCCGGGTGACCGTGCGCCGGCACCCCGAGCTGTGCCACGGCTTCCTGCGGTTCACCGCGGCGTCGGCGGGAGCGCGCGAGGCGCGCGCGGAGGTCGTCGCCGCCGTCCGGCGGCTCGCCGCCGGGAAGGGGCTTCCGCCACGAACCGCCCAATCCCTGCCTATGATTCAGCCCTACCCGCCGGGCACCGGCACACAGCCACCGGCGACCACAGAGGTGAACCCATGA
- a CDS encoding CoA transferase: MTAAAQGPLAGVRVIEAGSMYAAPTAGRMLRDFGADVIKVEDPTHGDFARQWQPAHEGAAIGFARLNSGKRSVGIDMRRPEGRAVLQRLVADADVLIENFRPGRMEAWGLSYAELSAVNPGLVMTRVSGFGQTGPYRERPGFGTVAETASGYAFLNGWPHTPPTAPPFGFADSIAGISAAYGTAMALFDRGRTGKGSEVDVALYEPLMFILGDAVLNYTASGEIMQRHGNASGAASPRGIYQAADGGWLSIAGSNQAIAMRLFEAMDRIDLQTDERYATNVARMANNESLQEIVVDWVKQRPRDEVLAILDKFEVVAAAVNDSSDIVADPHFAERTLTALTGSALGADALVPGPILHLGSYAGPSYDGVPAVGEHTAEVLSGIGLSAAELAELASAGVVSD, from the coding sequence ATGACTGCTGCTGCCCAGGGGCCCCTCGCGGGCGTGCGCGTGATCGAGGCCGGCTCCATGTACGCCGCCCCGACCGCGGGCCGGATGCTGCGCGACTTCGGCGCCGACGTGATCAAGGTCGAGGACCCCACCCACGGGGACTTCGCGCGCCAGTGGCAGCCGGCCCACGAGGGCGCCGCCATCGGCTTCGCCCGCCTCAACAGCGGCAAGCGGTCGGTCGGGATCGACATGCGGCGGCCGGAGGGGCGCGCGGTCCTCCAGCGCCTGGTCGCGGACGCCGACGTGCTGATCGAGAACTTCCGGCCCGGCCGGATGGAGGCGTGGGGGCTGTCGTACGCCGAGCTCAGCGCGGTGAACCCCGGCCTGGTCATGACGCGCGTCAGTGGCTTCGGCCAGACCGGGCCGTACCGGGAGCGTCCGGGCTTCGGCACGGTCGCCGAGACCGCCAGCGGCTACGCCTTCCTCAACGGCTGGCCGCACACGCCGCCGACGGCGCCGCCGTTCGGGTTCGCGGACTCCATCGCCGGCATCTCCGCGGCCTACGGCACCGCGATGGCGCTCTTCGACCGCGGCCGCACGGGCAAGGGCAGCGAGGTCGACGTCGCGCTCTACGAGCCGCTGATGTTCATCCTCGGCGACGCCGTGCTCAACTACACCGCCTCCGGCGAGATCATGCAGCGTCACGGCAACGCCTCGGGCGCCGCCTCCCCGCGCGGCATCTACCAGGCCGCCGACGGTGGCTGGCTCTCCATCGCCGGCTCCAACCAGGCGATCGCCATGCGGCTGTTCGAGGCGATGGACCGCATCGACCTGCAGACCGACGAGCGCTACGCGACCAATGTCGCCCGGATGGCCAACAACGAGTCGCTGCAGGAGATCGTCGTCGACTGGGTCAAGCAGCGACCGCGCGACGAGGTCCTCGCGATCCTCGACAAGTTCGAGGTGGTCGCGGCCGCGGTCAACGACTCCAGCGACATCGTCGCCGACCCGCACTTCGCCGAGCGCACGCTGACCGCCCTGACAGGCAGCGCCCTCGGGGCAGATGCCCTGGTCCCCGGCCCGATCCTGCACCTGGGCTCCTACGCCGGACCGTCGTACGACGGCGTCCCGGCCGTCGGCGAGCACACCGCCGAGGTGCTGAGCGGGATCGGCCTGTCGGCCGCCGAGCTGGCCGAGCTGGCCTCGGCCGGAGTGGTCAGTGACTGA
- a CDS encoding NAD(P)/FAD-dependent oxidoreductase, whose translation MRATPPAELDVLVVGAGFSGLYSLHRLRTLGRSVHVIEADDDLGGVWYRNRYPGARCDIESVDYCYSFDDSIVQEWTWTERYPAQPEILRYINFVAERLDLRSGITFDTRVSELHWDASAALWRVATDRGDRLVARHVIMASGQLSKPQLPAIEGIADFTGVLAHTGDWPREGVELSGKRVGVIGTGSSGVQTVPQVAKQAAHLSVFQRTAHYAIPARNHDLDPAYVADLKARFQEYREIARHHPGGTHRHIGTESALDVDPAALEETFHRHWEKGGPDILAAYRDFRTDETAAEKAGEFVRQRIREIVEDPETAERLCPRGYPFGSKRLVLEIDYYTTFNRDNVALVDVAADPIVRVEGNEIVLGSGARHELDVLVLATGFDALTGPLFAIDIRGVDGATLPEAWAAGPRTYLGIGTHGFPNLYVVAGAGSPSVISNVLISIEQHVEWITDFIQYQYKNGITTAEVSVEAQDRWTQEVYDVAAPTLFMKGNSWYLGANVPGKPRVFALYLGGVGHYRDICDQVAADHYAGFTLD comes from the coding sequence TTGCGTGCCACACCCCCCGCCGAGCTCGACGTCCTGGTCGTCGGCGCCGGCTTCTCCGGCCTCTACAGCCTCCACCGCCTCCGCACCCTGGGCCGCTCGGTGCACGTCATCGAGGCCGACGACGACCTCGGCGGCGTCTGGTACCGCAACCGCTACCCCGGCGCCCGGTGCGACATCGAGAGCGTCGACTACTGCTACTCCTTCGACGACAGCATCGTGCAGGAGTGGACCTGGACCGAGCGCTACCCGGCCCAGCCGGAGATCCTGCGCTACATCAACTTCGTCGCCGAGCGACTCGACCTCCGCTCGGGCATCACCTTCGACACCCGGGTGAGCGAGCTGCACTGGGACGCCTCCGCCGCGCTGTGGCGCGTCGCCACGGACCGCGGGGACCGCCTCGTCGCGCGCCACGTGATCATGGCCAGCGGCCAGCTCTCGAAGCCGCAGCTGCCGGCCATCGAGGGGATCGCCGACTTCACCGGCGTCCTCGCCCACACCGGCGACTGGCCGCGCGAGGGGGTCGAGCTGTCCGGCAAGCGGGTCGGGGTGATCGGCACCGGCTCCTCGGGCGTGCAGACCGTGCCCCAGGTCGCGAAGCAGGCCGCCCACCTCTCGGTCTTCCAGCGGACCGCGCACTACGCCATCCCGGCGCGCAACCACGACCTCGACCCGGCGTACGTCGCCGACCTGAAGGCGCGCTTCCAGGAGTACCGCGAGATCGCACGGCACCACCCCGGAGGCACCCACCGCCACATCGGCACCGAGTCGGCCCTCGACGTCGACCCCGCCGCCCTGGAGGAGACCTTCCACCGCCACTGGGAGAAGGGCGGACCCGACATCCTCGCGGCGTACCGCGACTTCCGCACCGACGAGACGGCCGCGGAGAAGGCCGGGGAGTTCGTCCGCCAGCGCATCCGCGAGATCGTCGAGGACCCCGAGACCGCCGAGCGGCTGTGTCCTCGGGGCTACCCCTTCGGCTCCAAGCGGCTGGTCCTGGAGATCGACTACTACACGACCTTCAACCGCGACAACGTCGCGCTCGTCGACGTCGCCGCCGATCCGATCGTCCGGGTCGAGGGCAACGAGATCGTGCTCGGGAGCGGAGCCCGCCACGAGCTCGACGTCCTCGTGCTCGCCACCGGCTTCGACGCGCTCACCGGCCCGCTGTTCGCGATCGACATCCGCGGCGTCGACGGCGCCACGCTGCCCGAGGCGTGGGCCGCCGGTCCCCGCACGTACCTCGGCATCGGCACCCACGGGTTCCCCAACCTCTACGTGGTCGCCGGCGCGGGCAGCCCCTCGGTGATCAGCAACGTGCTGATCTCCATCGAGCAGCACGTCGAGTGGATCACCGACTTCATCCAGTACCAGTACAAGAACGGCATCACGACCGCCGAGGTGAGCGTCGAGGCGCAGGACCGCTGGACCCAGGAGGTCTACGACGTCGCCGCCCCGACGCTGTTCATGAAGGGCAACTCCTGGTACCTCGGCGCCAACGTGCCGGGCAAGCCCCGGGTGTTCGCGCTGTACCTCGGCGGGGTCGGGCACTACCGCGACATCTGCGACCAGGTCGCCGCCGACCACTACGCCGGCTTCACCCTCGACTGA